In Geminocystis sp. NIES-3709, a single genomic region encodes these proteins:
- a CDS encoding transporter substrate-binding domain-containing protein — protein MLISIAFFVFHPAGAYGGEWQEIEKKGLLTIAVKDNLRPLGYRDQEGNLRGFEIDLAHRLALELLGEEKAVQLIPVNNQERIQIVTDVEVDLAIASVTANASRRRIVDFSDSYYLDGTGILVKKGKKIDLTKKIGVLSNSRSIDQIRYNLPRVTLQAVSSYEKALELMELGEIEGFAGDITVLVGWVQENSDYELLSKVFGGYPLSIVLPKGRQYQELRDKVNQVIRKLNQEGWLEEKAKYWGLPINNLN, from the coding sequence ATGTTGATTTCTATCGCATTTTTTGTTTTTCATCCAGCGGGTGCCTATGGGGGAGAATGGCAAGAAATTGAAAAAAAAGGACTATTAACCATAGCTGTTAAAGATAATTTGCGTCCTTTGGGTTATCGTGATCAAGAGGGTAATTTACGGGGATTTGAAATTGATTTAGCCCATCGTTTAGCTTTAGAATTGTTAGGGGAAGAAAAAGCAGTTCAACTTATTCCCGTCAATAATCAAGAAAGAATACAAATTGTCACAGATGTAGAAGTAGATTTGGCGATCGCCTCAGTAACAGCTAATGCCTCTCGTCGTCGCATCGTAGATTTTAGTGATTCATACTATTTAGATGGTACGGGAATTTTGGTCAAAAAAGGCAAAAAAATAGATTTAACGAAGAAAATTGGGGTACTTTCTAATTCTCGATCGATCGACCAAATCAGATATAATTTACCGAGAGTTACATTACAAGCCGTCTCATCCTATGAAAAAGCCTTAGAATTGATGGAATTAGGAGAAATTGAAGGATTTGCGGGAGATATAACTGTTTTAGTCGGTTGGGTACAAGAAAACAGTGATTATGAACTATTATCAAAGGTTTTTGGTGGTTATCCCCTCTCGATCGTACTTCCTAAAGGACGACAATATCAAGAATTACGAGATAAAGTAAACCAAGTAATCAGAAAATTGAATCAAGAAGGATGGTTAGAGGAAAAAGCTAAATATTGGGGATTACCGATTAATAACTTAAACTAA
- a CDS encoding PAS domain-containing protein, with protein sequence MGIYKLREDFTFAYVSPVWCRLNNIKEQDVLDHPHLAINIIHPDDQDYFLQKNIETLIQKSSFNETTRFIINNQIRWMRIQSKPHQDDQGKWFWFGTITDITEQKQAEIEFQQTKDQLQNVISSLTEVLWSISVPNFKVIYVSPSVEKIYGIPLKEWMEDYTLWSQFIHPEDQGIVDVIWQNMETKGYSQTEYRIVTHEGEIKWVSSKAKYVQNEQGIIIRIDGIVTDITENQLIKIALAESEARLKNLIDYLPGVAYQCLNDEDYTAIFISDEIERLTGYKTEDFITNQISLQAIIHPDYRNNVRKQINQFLEEKKCFEIQYIITTIDNQELWVYEKGRGVYDRNAQLKHIEGLIFDITKQKNTETELQNINQQLIRKEQMLS encoded by the coding sequence ATGGGTATTTACAAACTGCGAGAAGATTTTACTTTTGCTTATGTTAGTCCTGTATGGTGTCGTCTTAATAATATTAAAGAGCAAGATGTTTTAGATCATCCCCATTTAGCTATAAATATTATCCATCCTGACGATCAAGATTACTTCTTACAAAAAAATATTGAAACACTCATCCAAAAATCATCTTTTAACGAAACAACGAGATTTATTATCAATAATCAAATTCGATGGATGCGTATTCAATCAAAACCTCATCAAGATGATCAAGGTAAATGGTTTTGGTTTGGAACAATAACAGATATTACAGAACAAAAACAAGCAGAAATTGAGTTTCAACAAACAAAAGATCAGCTACAAAATGTAATTTCATCTTTAACAGAAGTATTATGGTCAATTAGTGTCCCAAATTTTAAAGTTATATATGTTAGTCCATCAGTAGAAAAAATTTATGGTATTCCTCTTAAAGAATGGATGGAAGATTACACCCTTTGGAGTCAGTTTATTCATCCTGAAGATCAGGGTATTGTCGATGTTATTTGGCAAAATATGGAAACCAAAGGTTATTCACAAACAGAATATCGTATTGTCACTCATGAAGGTGAAATAAAATGGGTTTCCAGTAAAGCAAAGTATGTCCAAAATGAACAAGGGATAATAATTAGAATTGATGGTATTGTTACTGATATTACTGAAAATCAACTTATTAAAATTGCCTTAGCCGAAAGCGAAGCCCGACTTAAAAATCTCATTGATTATTTACCCGGAGTAGCTTATCAATGCCTTAATGACGAAGATTATACAGCTATTTTTATTAGTGATGAAATTGAACGATTAACAGGTTATAAAACTGAAGATTTTATTACTAATCAAATTAGTTTACAAGCAATTATTCATCCTGATTATCGAAATAATGTTAGAAAACAAATAAATCAGTTTTTAGAAGAAAAAAAATGTTTTGAAATTCAATATATTATTACAACTATTGATAATCAAGAACTTTGGGTTTATGAAAAAGGTAGAGGAGTTTACGATCGAAATGCTCAATTAAAACATATTGAAGGACTGATTTTTGATATAACTAAACAAAAAAACACTGAAACAGAATTACAGAACATAAATCAACAATTAATTAGAAAAGAACAAATGTTAAGCTAA
- the lpxD gene encoding UDP-3-O-(3-hydroxymyristoyl)glucosamine N-acyltransferase, which translates to MKFSDLISQLSPQAHSLNTNPHLNPEVNSIMPIDQAEVNTLSYIEGDKFAKMVAVTTASALILPLDLSLQELATKRGIAWLSSAYPRLTFAQAIGLFYQPFQPESKIHPTAVIGEDVKLGKNVAIAANVVIEKGVVIEDHVCIFPNVVIYPHVTIGSGTLIHANATIEERSQIGSNCVIHSGAVIGGEGFGFVPIPEGWYKMQQSGYVILEDGVEIGCNSTVDRPAVGITRIGKNTKLDNLVHIGHNGDIGENCALAAQVGLAGGVKLGNRVILAGQVGVANQVQIGDNAIASAQTGIHNDVKTGETVSGSPAVANKLYLKVSAIYKKLPEIYKIVKELQKKSL; encoded by the coding sequence ATGAAATTTAGTGATCTTATTAGTCAATTATCACCTCAAGCTCATAGTCTCAATACAAATCCGCATCTTAATCCTGAGGTTAATAGTATTATGCCTATTGATCAAGCGGAAGTTAATACACTAAGTTATATTGAAGGTGATAAGTTTGCCAAAATGGTAGCCGTTACAACAGCTTCTGCTCTTATTTTACCACTAGATTTGTCCTTACAAGAGTTGGCTACAAAAAGAGGTATTGCTTGGTTATCTTCTGCTTACCCTCGTCTTACTTTTGCCCAAGCTATTGGTTTATTTTATCAACCTTTTCAACCTGAGTCCAAAATTCACCCCACTGCCGTTATTGGTGAAGATGTTAAATTAGGCAAAAATGTGGCGATCGCTGCTAATGTGGTAATTGAAAAAGGAGTTGTAATTGAGGATCATGTCTGTATCTTTCCTAATGTTGTTATCTATCCTCATGTTACTATTGGCAGTGGAACTTTAATCCATGCTAACGCTACGATCGAAGAAAGAAGTCAAATAGGTTCAAATTGTGTGATCCATAGTGGTGCTGTTATTGGTGGTGAGGGTTTTGGTTTCGTACCGATTCCTGAAGGTTGGTATAAGATGCAACAATCAGGTTATGTGATATTGGAAGATGGGGTGGAAATTGGGTGTAATAGTACTGTCGATCGCCCTGCGGTGGGTATCACTCGCATCGGTAAAAACACAAAATTAGATAACTTAGTCCACATCGGGCATAATGGAGATATTGGCGAAAACTGTGCCTTGGCGGCTCAAGTGGGGTTAGCCGGGGGTGTAAAATTAGGTAATCGGGTTATTCTCGCTGGGCAAGTCGGTGTTGCTAATCAGGTACAAATCGGAGATAATGCGATCGCTTCTGCTCAAACAGGGATACATAATGACGTAAAAACAGGAGAGACAGTATCGGGTTCTCCGGCTGTGGCAAATAAACTATATTTAAAAGTATCGGCTATTTATAAGAAATTGCCTGAAATTTATAAAATTGTCAAAGAATTGCAAAAAAAATCCTTGTAG
- a CDS encoding TerD family protein, with product MTISLQKGQRISLAKVAPTLVAGFIGLGWDTNSTDTGGDFDLDVSVFLLGTNEKLVSDKHFIFYNNLISPDSDQSIKLLGDNRTGEGEGDDEGLIVDLRKVPSDVAKIVVTVTIYDANKRHQNFGQVTNAYIRLVDVQTKEEILRYDLTEDFSVETAVIMAELYNKDGDWRINAVGSGYEGGLQTLLDKYS from the coding sequence ATGACTATTTCACTACAAAAAGGACAAAGAATTTCATTAGCAAAAGTAGCACCAACCCTAGTAGCCGGATTTATTGGTTTAGGTTGGGATACTAATTCAACAGATACGGGAGGAGATTTTGATTTAGATGTATCTGTATTTCTTTTAGGTACTAACGAAAAATTAGTTTCCGATAAACATTTCATTTTTTACAATAACCTAATTAGTCCCGATTCTGATCAATCAATCAAACTTTTAGGAGATAATCGCACGGGAGAAGGAGAAGGAGATGATGAAGGTTTAATCGTTGATTTGCGCAAAGTACCCTCTGATGTGGCTAAAATTGTCGTGACAGTAACTATTTATGATGCCAATAAAAGACACCAAAATTTTGGACAGGTAACCAATGCTTATATCCGTCTTGTAGATGTACAAACTAAAGAAGAAATTTTACGTTATGACTTAACAGAAGATTTCTCTGTAGAAACTGCCGTCATAATGGCTGAATTATATAACAAAGATGGTGATTGGCGTATTAATGCCGTTGGTAGTGGTTATGAAGGAGGATTACAAACCCTGCTTGATAAGTATAGCTAA
- a CDS encoding PAS domain-containing protein, whose translation MLGYNTTELETRKFFDFVHPDDLSSTWEATEKLGNGKEIYNFENRYLSHDGSYYYIEWRSRCVDNLIYAVGRDITHRKSIETQLSHTRTLFDRINEVGDIGLWDADLINNKIYWSKITKKIHEVSEDYIADLDTAINFIKEGENRDKLVSAMDLAIREGIGYDLEVVIITATKKEIWVRIIGNVKLENGKCVEFFGTIQDITTRKKTEIELLKTKEFLDQTNQLARVGGWQMYLNAEKVEWSNMTRIIHELPSPSEVTLMEGINFYKEGKSRNTVINAVNDAINLGKSSSLEVQFITAKAREIWVKLIIKSEFKDGKCIRIYGSFQDIDRQKRNQIALLEKTAEYNELAGLKLKILNYESQIVINQRFYIDR comes from the coding sequence ATCTTAGGTTATAACACCACTGAATTAGAAACTCGTAAATTTTTTGATTTTGTTCATCCAGATGATTTATCCTCAACTTGGGAAGCCACAGAAAAATTAGGCAATGGTAAGGAAATTTATAATTTTGAAAATCGTTATCTTTCCCATGATGGGTCTTATTATTACATAGAATGGCGATCGAGATGTGTTGATAATTTAATTTATGCCGTGGGAAGAGATATAACTCATCGTAAATCTATCGAAACCCAATTATCTCATACCAGAACATTATTCGATCGTATCAATGAAGTTGGTGATATTGGTCTTTGGGATGCTGATTTAATCAATAATAAAATATATTGGTCAAAAATTACTAAAAAAATTCATGAAGTATCTGAAGACTATATTGCAGATCTGGATACAGCTATAAATTTTATTAAAGAAGGAGAAAATAGAGATAAATTAGTTTCTGCGATGGATTTAGCTATCAGAGAAGGTATTGGCTATGATTTAGAAGTAGTAATAATCACTGCTACGAAAAAAGAAATTTGGGTGAGAATTATCGGAAATGTAAAATTAGAAAATGGTAAATGTGTAGAATTTTTTGGCACAATTCAAGATATTACCACAAGAAAAAAAACAGAAATTGAACTGCTTAAAACTAAAGAATTTTTAGATCAAACTAATCAATTAGCTAGAGTTGGCGGTTGGCAAATGTATTTAAATGCTGAAAAAGTAGAATGGTCTAATATGACCAGAATAATTCATGAATTGCCATCTCCCTCTGAAGTTACCTTAATGGAAGGTATTAATTTTTATAAAGAAGGAAAAAGTAGAAACACTGTTATAAACGCTGTAAATGATGCTATTAATTTGGGTAAATCTTCTTCTTTGGAAGTCCAATTTATTACCGCAAAAGCTAGAGAAATTTGGGTAAAACTAATTATTAAATCTGAATTTAAAGATGGTAAATGTATCCGTATTTATGGTTCATTTCAAGACATCGATCGACAAAAACGGAATCAAATTGCCCTTTTGGAAAAAACTGCGGAATATAATGAGTTAGCGGGACTTAAACTAAAAATATTAAACTATGAGTCTCAAATCGTTATAAATCAAAGATTTTACATAGATCGATAA
- a CDS encoding response regulator has product MERKTLEESLLKAKRLAETANLAKSEFLANMSHEIRTPLNGVIGFSELLLQTNVNNTQKKYLQLVHQSGNILLDLINDILDFSKIEAGKLELVIEKHDLWEICTQVTDIIRFKIKDKEIELLLNISPELPRFAWIDDLRLKQVLINLLGNSAKFTDTGEIELAIKILSKHDNCYTLEFSVRDTGIGISSDKQKTIFLAFSQEDESTTRKYGGTGLGLTISHKLVNLMGGKLHIESEQGKGSRFFFSIQVETEIGEMIIYEGLDRIKEVLVVDDNKNNSSILKDMLALKNIHGDIAENGIVALEKITTNCYQAAIIDYEMPFMDGVTIIRQIRTKLMINADQLPIISLHSTANDRYISQACQGLHIHSQLNKPISISQLYSILTQLTAKTFTIPTCVENLINLDYSNYTILIAEDNKVNMTLAKVMVNKILPKIKIIEAKNGQEAIDKFREYNPDIILMDIQMPMVSGYEATQEIRKIPVNKFTPIIALTAGTVQGEKERCLQLGMNDYIGKPIVVEEFSRIINKYIRELPTQ; this is encoded by the coding sequence ATGGAGAGAAAAACCTTGGAAGAAAGTCTCTTAAAGGCAAAACGACTCGCTGAAACGGCAAATCTTGCCAAATCAGAGTTTTTAGCGAATATGAGTCACGAAATACGCACTCCTCTTAATGGAGTTATCGGTTTTTCTGAACTTTTATTACAAACAAATGTCAATAATACTCAAAAAAAATATCTTCAATTAGTACATCAATCAGGTAATATTCTTCTTGACTTAATCAACGATATACTAGATTTTTCCAAAATAGAAGCTGGAAAACTAGAATTAGTAATCGAAAAACATGATTTATGGGAAATTTGTACTCAAGTTACTGATATTATTCGTTTTAAAATCAAAGATAAAGAAATAGAATTACTCCTAAATATTTCTCCCGAATTACCTCGTTTTGCATGGATAGATGATTTAAGATTAAAACAAGTCTTAATAAACCTTTTAGGTAATTCTGCTAAATTTACCGATACAGGAGAAATTGAATTAGCAATTAAGATACTAAGTAAACATGATAATTGTTATACCCTAGAATTTTCCGTCAGAGATACAGGTATTGGTATCTCCTCTGACAAACAAAAAACGATCTTTTTGGCTTTTTCTCAAGAAGACGAATCTACCACTCGCAAATATGGTGGTACAGGATTAGGTTTAACTATTTCTCATAAATTAGTGAACTTAATGGGTGGTAAATTACATATTGAAAGCGAACAAGGTAAAGGTAGCCGTTTCTTTTTTTCAATACAAGTTGAAACTGAGATAGGTGAAATGATTATCTATGAAGGTTTAGATAGGATTAAAGAAGTTTTAGTGGTTGATGATAATAAAAATAATAGTAGTATTTTAAAAGATATGTTGGCTCTTAAAAACATTCATGGTGATATAGCGGAAAATGGTATTGTTGCCTTGGAAAAAATTACGACTAATTGTTATCAGGCGGCTATTATCGACTATGAAATGCCTTTTATGGATGGCGTAACAATAATTAGACAAATACGAACAAAACTGATGATTAATGCGGATCAATTGCCTATTATATCGTTACACAGTACGGCGAACGATCGATATATTAGTCAGGCGTGTCAAGGATTACATATACACTCTCAACTCAATAAACCCATCAGTATATCTCAACTATATTCTATTCTCACTCAACTGACGGCAAAAACTTTTACTATCCCGACATGTGTCGAAAATCTAATAAATCTCGATTACTCTAATTATACTATCCTCATTGCTGAAGACAATAAAGTTAATATGACTTTAGCCAAAGTGATGGTAAATAAAATATTACCCAAAATCAAAATTATTGAAGCGAAAAATGGACAAGAAGCGATCGATAAATTTAGGGAATATAACCCTGATATAATTTTAATGGATATACAAATGCCGATGGTGAGTGGTTATGAAGCTACTCAAGAAATTAGAAAAATACCCGTCAATAAATTTACTCCCATTATTGCCTTAACTGCTGGAACTGTTCAAGGGGAAAAAGAACGTTGTTTACAATTAGGTATGAATGATTATATCGGTAAACCGATCGTGGTAGAAGAATTTTCTCGTATCATCAATAAATATATTCGTGAACTACCCACTCAATAA
- a CDS encoding M1 family metallopeptidase yields MSRWQYFFDAEEKKSFELPGSKPHYNPDRYGQVQHIALDLDLDISRQSFRGICTIILTPVRSNITQLTLDAVDLTIESVLIDNISQPFDYDGQIITINLLQPTTEVDLKIAIEYSKEKPQRGLYFIVPDEYYPNKPSQVWTQGEDEDSRYWFPCFDYPGQLATSEIIVKVPLEYIAISNGELFKVEELDGYKTYYWLQPQVHPTYLMTLAVGKFAEIEDKWQGTPVNYYVEKGRETEAKISMGKTPKMIEFFSQKYGYPYPYSKYAQVCVDDFIFGGMENTSTTILTDRCLLDEQASLDNRNTESLVAHELAHQWFGDLVVIKHWSHAWIKEGAASYAEVLWTEHEYGHDEGAYYLLKEARSYLQEDSSRYRRPIVTNVYREAIELYDRHLYEKGACVYHMIRGILGEELFDKFTHTFVNDHAHKTVETIDLLRSIEKATGYNLSPLFDQYVFRGGHPDFKINYSWDSESNLAIVTITQTQAKEDNGKFIDLFNLKIPLAFGYIRKGEKPDLKLLSLKLNKPEQVFYFPLAEKPDFISFDVGNYHLKTVKLEYGFAELKNQLNHDPDVTSRIYAAIAIGKKGNLEALKTLKEALENEGFWGVKVEIAKQLGKIKLNQATEVLIAHIQNDNAKVRRAIVEALTHHKNEASYQALKNIVINGDESYYVESSAINGLGKLATGNLEGKQEEIITILQQILTEKSGWNEVIRSSAINALSQLKTNEIAADIISQYTELGIPQPLRLTAIRCLGAISKGQKPDKLTSILEKFESMLSDTFFLTQMSLIGGLGQIEDSQAIALLTNLADTTPDGRVKRRAEEAINQLNSKLSSDKTLKNLQQEVDKLKEENQDLQSRLAKLEAVK; encoded by the coding sequence ATGAGTCGTTGGCAATATTTTTTCGATGCAGAAGAAAAGAAAAGTTTTGAGTTACCCGGTTCTAAACCTCATTATAATCCCGATCGATACGGACAAGTGCAACATATCGCCCTTGATTTAGACTTAGATATTTCAAGGCAAAGTTTTAGAGGTATTTGTACGATTATCTTAACCCCCGTTAGAAGTAATATTACTCAATTAACCCTCGATGCCGTTGATTTAACGATCGAATCTGTCTTAATTGACAATATCAGTCAACCTTTCGATTATGATGGACAAATTATTACGATCAATCTTTTGCAACCCACCACAGAAGTAGATTTAAAAATTGCGATCGAGTATAGCAAGGAAAAACCACAAAGAGGTTTATATTTTATTGTCCCCGATGAATATTACCCAAACAAACCGAGTCAGGTATGGACACAAGGAGAAGATGAAGATTCGAGATACTGGTTTCCTTGTTTTGACTATCCTGGACAATTAGCAACATCAGAAATAATAGTAAAAGTACCTTTAGAATATATTGCTATTTCTAATGGTGAGTTATTTAAAGTAGAAGAATTAGACGGATATAAAACCTACTATTGGCTACAACCTCAAGTTCATCCTACATATTTAATGACATTAGCAGTAGGTAAATTTGCAGAAATTGAGGATAAATGGCAAGGTACCCCCGTTAATTATTATGTGGAAAAAGGACGAGAAACAGAAGCGAAAATTAGCATGGGTAAAACCCCAAAAATGATTGAATTTTTCAGTCAAAAATATGGTTATCCTTACCCTTATTCTAAATATGCTCAAGTGTGTGTCGATGATTTTATTTTCGGGGGGATGGAGAACACATCTACTACTATTTTAACCGATCGCTGTTTATTAGATGAACAAGCCTCTTTAGATAATCGTAATACTGAAAGTCTAGTGGCTCATGAATTAGCACATCAATGGTTTGGGGATTTAGTAGTAATTAAACATTGGAGTCACGCATGGATTAAAGAGGGGGCTGCTTCCTATGCAGAAGTATTATGGACTGAACATGAATACGGTCATGATGAAGGAGCATATTATTTATTGAAAGAGGCGAGAAGTTATCTACAAGAGGATTCTTCTCGTTATCGTCGCCCTATTGTTACAAATGTTTACCGAGAAGCTATTGAGTTATACGATCGTCATCTATACGAAAAAGGCGCTTGTGTTTATCATATGATTCGAGGAATTTTAGGAGAGGAATTATTTGATAAATTTACCCATACTTTTGTTAATGATCATGCTCATAAAACTGTCGAAACTATCGATTTATTAAGATCGATCGAGAAAGCAACAGGCTATAATTTAAGTCCTCTTTTTGATCAATATGTTTTTAGAGGAGGACATCCTGACTTTAAAATTAATTATAGTTGGGATAGTGAATCAAATTTAGCTATAGTAACTATTACACAAACTCAAGCAAAGGAAGATAATGGTAAATTTATTGATTTATTTAACTTAAAAATACCTTTGGCATTTGGTTATATCAGAAAAGGAGAAAAACCTGATTTAAAACTATTATCTCTTAAACTTAATAAACCCGAGCAAGTTTTTTATTTTCCTTTGGCAGAAAAACCTGATTTTATCTCTTTTGATGTTGGTAATTATCATCTAAAAACTGTTAAATTAGAGTATGGATTTGCTGAACTAAAAAATCAATTAAATCATGATCCTGATGTAACTTCTCGAATATACGCAGCGATCGCCATTGGGAAAAAAGGTAATTTAGAGGCATTGAAAACCTTAAAAGAAGCCCTAGAAAATGAGGGATTTTGGGGAGTAAAAGTCGAAATTGCGAAACAATTGGGCAAAATTAAGCTCAATCAAGCCACCGAAGTATTAATTGCCCATATTCAAAATGATAATGCTAAAGTAAGAAGGGCAATAGTGGAAGCCTTAACCCACCACAAAAATGAAGCTAGTTACCAAGCCTTAAAAAACATCGTCATCAACGGTGATGAAAGTTATTATGTAGAATCTTCTGCTATTAACGGTTTAGGCAAACTCGCCACGGGTAATTTGGAAGGTAAACAAGAAGAAATTATCACCATCTTACAGCAGATTTTAACAGAAAAAAGCGGTTGGAATGAGGTGATTCGATCGAGTGCAATTAACGCTTTAAGTCAACTAAAAACCAACGAAATTGCCGCCGATATTATCAGTCAATATACTGAGTTAGGCATTCCTCAACCCTTACGTTTAACTGCTATTCGTTGCTTAGGAGCGATCTCCAAAGGTCAAAAACCTGATAAACTAACTTCTATACTTGAAAAATTTGAGTCTATGCTATCGGATACATTCTTTTTGACTCAAATGTCATTAATAGGTGGTTTAGGGCAAATAGAAGACTCCCAAGCTATTGCTTTGTTAACAAATTTAGCCGATACCACCCCTGATGGTAGAGTTAAACGTCGTGCAGAAGAAGCTATTAATCAACTAAATAGTAAATTAAGTAGTGATAAAACCTTGAAAAACTTACAGCAAGAAGTGGATAAACTTAAAGAAGAAAATCAGGATTTACAAAGCCGTTTAGCCAAATTAGAAGCGGTTAAATAA
- a CDS encoding AmpG family muropeptide MFS transporter encodes MNNLIRVFESRKILALLLIGFSSGLPYLLTNKTLQAWMTQEGVNLTAIGLFSLVGLPYSLKFLWSPLMDRFVPPFFGRRRGWLILTQLLLVVAIACMSLQRPKEALFFVAINAVFIAFISASQDIVADAYRTDILEVYEMGAGAATFVLGYRVALLLTGSFALILADLMPFNFVYLCLAGLMLLTVTFTLFAPEPKFDNNSPQSLRDAVILPFQEFFQRSGVVSGILMLLFINLYRLGDSFLANMSTPFLLQTGFTQTDIGAIQGGMGLLATIVGTLVGGAVMSKIGINRALWIFGAIQAISNLSYFVLSQVGQNYPIMILTINIENFCGGLGTASFIAFLMSLCNQQFSATQYALLSSLYAVGRDILVAPAGKIVENIGWSWFFLFTIILALPGLLLLPWFAPWNPQLVDIPRPGLDNDID; translated from the coding sequence ATGAATAATTTAATTAGAGTCTTTGAAAGTAGAAAAATTTTAGCTTTACTATTAATTGGATTTTCCTCTGGATTACCTTATCTTCTTACAAACAAAACCCTACAGGCGTGGATGACTCAAGAAGGAGTTAATTTAACCGCTATTGGTTTATTTAGTTTAGTAGGATTACCGTATTCTTTAAAGTTTCTTTGGTCACCTTTAATGGATCGTTTTGTACCACCTTTTTTTGGGCGCCGTCGAGGTTGGTTAATTCTTACTCAACTTTTATTAGTAGTTGCGATCGCTTGTATGTCATTACAACGACCAAAAGAAGCCTTATTTTTTGTTGCCATTAACGCTGTATTTATTGCTTTTATTAGTGCGAGTCAAGACATTGTCGCTGATGCTTATCGTACCGATATTCTTGAAGTATATGAAATGGGTGCGGGGGCGGCTACTTTTGTTTTAGGCTATCGTGTTGCTTTACTCTTAACAGGTTCATTTGCGTTGATTTTAGCGGATTTAATGCCTTTTAATTTTGTTTATTTATGTTTAGCAGGATTAATGCTACTAACTGTAACTTTTACCCTCTTTGCACCCGAACCAAAATTCGACAATAATAGCCCTCAAAGTCTCAGAGATGCGGTGATTTTGCCTTTTCAAGAGTTTTTTCAACGCTCAGGAGTAGTCTCAGGTATTTTGATGTTGTTATTCATTAACCTTTACCGATTGGGAGACTCTTTCTTAGCAAATATGTCCACTCCTTTTCTTTTACAAACTGGATTTACACAAACCGATATTGGGGCAATTCAAGGGGGAATGGGTTTACTGGCTACCATTGTCGGCACTTTAGTAGGAGGTGCAGTTATGAGCAAAATTGGCATTAATAGAGCGTTGTGGATATTTGGAGCAATACAAGCCATTAGCAATTTATCTTATTTTGTATTATCACAGGTAGGACAAAATTACCCCATTATGATATTAACGATTAATATTGAAAATTTTTGTGGTGGTTTAGGCACAGCTTCATTTATCGCCTTTCTAATGAGTTTATGTAATCAGCAATTTTCCGCCACTCAATACGCCCTACTATCTAGTTTATATGCGGTAGGTAGAGATATTTTAGTTGCACCGGCAGGAAAAATAGTTGAAAATATTGGTTGGTCATGGTTTTTTCTTTTTACGATAATATTAGCCCTTCCCGGATTACTTTTATTACCTTGGTTTGCCCCTTGGAATCCTCAACTTGTAGATATTCCCCGTCCGGGTTTAGATAATGATATAGATTAA